From the Leptidea sinapis chromosome 42, ilLepSina1.1, whole genome shotgun sequence genome, one window contains:
- the LOC126976766 gene encoding uncharacterized protein LOC126976766 isoform X1: MDLPYEVLVYIFKYLPKSDRKSASETCQSWYLAANDYCFHKHKVVTLYKVDLNDDVSPLQVYENSSMCYDNYLFSEVEISSKINNFWDRNGENIRSLTLQNCDIREKVFVHMLQKCTNLEVLNIHNCKELFMSGCLLEGKTDGLLSTTLNKLKCLSLSGNQYLTDALFSRFVNSAPDLEELNLSGCSLQFHLGLVKRFYPQGTNIFENPSESVLTFYFILQLLVTRANKIKRLLFSNTLIDGTALKSLSEIEHLKLQYLQVYSCDQLTNSGILSLTKLQTTLSELDIGLCTRVTDQSLVYICNNLINLESLNIQRCRAVTDLGIAELNKLSKLKVLNISQCELITKDGIEKGLCTEQNNILEELDVNSLNLDQTGLIMISERLPNLRLLDISYCFNAVTDSSIQVVFKNLVLLHTLKLSHCDKVSDAGLTGMGKIEEVNEHDGPIMSNYDDSIANNKIYLGSRAEEEIVRDAKRKHDVMKMCEKLTMDSYTGYSLARIKGLRELDISGCNRITDVSLTYAFSFKELDKLNLSRCQQITHEGIKHLVKNCPSIEHLNLIDCYNLKDEAVIEIVKGLHRLQQLELRGCNQLTDKTLEGVKSFCKKLKFLDVQGCRNISPELACTIGVLPTLHTVLISKPGPYINDGVKERSPKPTFLPALMRKLRLH, translated from the exons ATGGATCTGCCTTATGAG gTTTTAGTatacattttcaaatatttaccAAAATCAGACAGAAAATCAGCAAGTGAAACATGTCAGTCCTGGTACTTAGCAGCTAATGATTACTGTTTCCATAAACATAAAGTAGTTACTTTATATAAAGTAGATTTAAATGATGATGTATCACCCCTACAAGTGTATGAAAACTCTTCTATGTGCTATGACAACTATTTGTTTAGTGAAGTAGAAATATccagcaaaataaataatttctggGACAGAAATGGTGAAAATATAAGATCATTAACCTTACAAAACTGTGATATAAGAGAAAAGGTCTTTGTTCATATGTTACAAAAATGTACTAATTTAGAAGTACTGAATATTCATAACTGTAAAGAGCTTTTCATGTCTGGTTGTCTGTTAGAGGGAAAGACAGATGGACTACTCTCAACCAcactaaataaattgaaatgtttgaGTTTATCAGGGAATCAATATCTAACTGATGCATTGTTTAGTAGATTTGTAAATTCTGCACCTGACTTAGAAGAACTTAATTTATCTGGTTGTTCATTACAATTCCATTTAGGTTTGGTTAAACGCTTCTATCCCCAAGGGACAAACATATTTGAAAATCCATCTGAAAGTGTTCTCACCTTCTATTTTATTCTACAGTTATTGGTTACTAgagcaaataaaattaaacgttTGCTTTTCTCTAACACTTTGATTGACGGCACTGCACTAAAATCACTGTCTGAAATTGAACATTTAAAGTTGCAATACCTCCAAGTATATTCTTGTGATCAGCTTACAAATAGCGGAATTTTGTCTTTAACAAAACTTCAAACAACTTTAAGTGAACTGGATATAGGTCTGTGCACAAGAGTAACTGATCAATCTTTGGTGTACATATGTAATAACCTTATTAATTTAGAGTCATTGAACATTCAAAGATGTAGAGCAGTGACTGATCTGGGAATTGCTGAACTGAATAAGCTTAGCAAGTTAAAGGTGCTTAATATTTCACAGTGTGAACTTATAACTAAAGATGGTATTGAAAAGGGATTATGTACAGAGCAAAACAACATTTTGGAAGAACTAGATGTGAACTCCCTTAATTTGGATCAGACTGGACTCATCATGATATCTGAAAGATTACCAAATCTGCGACTTTTAGATATAAGTTACTGTTTCAATGCCGTCACTGACTCATCGATACAAGTTGTATTTAAAAACCTAGTActtttacatacattaaaattaagtcATTGTGATAAAGTATCTGATGCAGGTTTAACAGGAATGGGTAAAATTGAAGAAGTAAATGAACATGATGGACCCATCATGTCTAACTATGATGATTCTATTGCTAACAATAAGATATATTTAGGATCTAGAGCAGAGGAAGAGATTGTCAGGGATGCGAAGAGGAAGCATGATGTCATGAAAATGTGTGAAAAGTTGACCATGGATTCATATACTGGATATTCTTTGGCACGAATTAAAGGTCTAAGAGAATTGGATATTAGTGGATGTAACAGGATCACAGATGTCAGTTTGACATATGCCTTTTCATTTAAAGAGCtagataaattaaatcttaGCAGGTGTCAGCAAATAACACATGAAGGTATAAAGCATCTAGTCAAAAACTGTCCAAGCatagaacatttaaatttaattgattgCTATAATTTGAAGGATGAGGCTGTTATTGAAATTGTGAAAGGATTGCATAGATTACAGCAACTAGAATTGCGG GGTTGCAACCAACTGACAGATAAAACGCTAGAGGGAGTGAAATCTTTCTGCAAAAAGCTTAAGTTTCTTGATGTTCAAGGTTGTAGAAATATATCACCAGAGCTTGCATGTACTATTGGCGTGCTTCCAACTTTACACACAGTGCTCATATCAAAGCCCGGACCATATATCAACGATGGAGTTAAAGAAAGATCACCCAAACCAACATTTCTACCAGCGCTAATGCGAAAACTACGATTACATTAA
- the LOC126976766 gene encoding F-box/LRR-repeat protein 20-like isoform X2: MCYDNYLFSEVEISSKINNFWDRNGENIRSLTLQNCDIREKVFVHMLQKCTNLEVLNIHNCKELFMSGCLLEGKTDGLLSTTLNKLKCLSLSGNQYLTDALFSRFVNSAPDLEELNLSGCSLQFHLGLVKRFYPQGTNIFENPSESVLTFYFILQLLVTRANKIKRLLFSNTLIDGTALKSLSEIEHLKLQYLQVYSCDQLTNSGILSLTKLQTTLSELDIGLCTRVTDQSLVYICNNLINLESLNIQRCRAVTDLGIAELNKLSKLKVLNISQCELITKDGIEKGLCTEQNNILEELDVNSLNLDQTGLIMISERLPNLRLLDISYCFNAVTDSSIQVVFKNLVLLHTLKLSHCDKVSDAGLTGMGKIEEVNEHDGPIMSNYDDSIANNKIYLGSRAEEEIVRDAKRKHDVMKMCEKLTMDSYTGYSLARIKGLRELDISGCNRITDVSLTYAFSFKELDKLNLSRCQQITHEGIKHLVKNCPSIEHLNLIDCYNLKDEAVIEIVKGLHRLQQLELRGCNQLTDKTLEGVKSFCKKLKFLDVQGCRNISPELACTIGVLPTLHTVLISKPGPYINDGVKERSPKPTFLPALMRKLRLH, encoded by the exons ATGTGCTATGACAACTATTTGTTTAGTGAAGTAGAAATATccagcaaaataaataatttctggGACAGAAATGGTGAAAATATAAGATCATTAACCTTACAAAACTGTGATATAAGAGAAAAGGTCTTTGTTCATATGTTACAAAAATGTACTAATTTAGAAGTACTGAATATTCATAACTGTAAAGAGCTTTTCATGTCTGGTTGTCTGTTAGAGGGAAAGACAGATGGACTACTCTCAACCAcactaaataaattgaaatgtttgaGTTTATCAGGGAATCAATATCTAACTGATGCATTGTTTAGTAGATTTGTAAATTCTGCACCTGACTTAGAAGAACTTAATTTATCTGGTTGTTCATTACAATTCCATTTAGGTTTGGTTAAACGCTTCTATCCCCAAGGGACAAACATATTTGAAAATCCATCTGAAAGTGTTCTCACCTTCTATTTTATTCTACAGTTATTGGTTACTAgagcaaataaaattaaacgttTGCTTTTCTCTAACACTTTGATTGACGGCACTGCACTAAAATCACTGTCTGAAATTGAACATTTAAAGTTGCAATACCTCCAAGTATATTCTTGTGATCAGCTTACAAATAGCGGAATTTTGTCTTTAACAAAACTTCAAACAACTTTAAGTGAACTGGATATAGGTCTGTGCACAAGAGTAACTGATCAATCTTTGGTGTACATATGTAATAACCTTATTAATTTAGAGTCATTGAACATTCAAAGATGTAGAGCAGTGACTGATCTGGGAATTGCTGAACTGAATAAGCTTAGCAAGTTAAAGGTGCTTAATATTTCACAGTGTGAACTTATAACTAAAGATGGTATTGAAAAGGGATTATGTACAGAGCAAAACAACATTTTGGAAGAACTAGATGTGAACTCCCTTAATTTGGATCAGACTGGACTCATCATGATATCTGAAAGATTACCAAATCTGCGACTTTTAGATATAAGTTACTGTTTCAATGCCGTCACTGACTCATCGATACAAGTTGTATTTAAAAACCTAGTActtttacatacattaaaattaagtcATTGTGATAAAGTATCTGATGCAGGTTTAACAGGAATGGGTAAAATTGAAGAAGTAAATGAACATGATGGACCCATCATGTCTAACTATGATGATTCTATTGCTAACAATAAGATATATTTAGGATCTAGAGCAGAGGAAGAGATTGTCAGGGATGCGAAGAGGAAGCATGATGTCATGAAAATGTGTGAAAAGTTGACCATGGATTCATATACTGGATATTCTTTGGCACGAATTAAAGGTCTAAGAGAATTGGATATTAGTGGATGTAACAGGATCACAGATGTCAGTTTGACATATGCCTTTTCATTTAAAGAGCtagataaattaaatcttaGCAGGTGTCAGCAAATAACACATGAAGGTATAAAGCATCTAGTCAAAAACTGTCCAAGCatagaacatttaaatttaattgattgCTATAATTTGAAGGATGAGGCTGTTATTGAAATTGTGAAAGGATTGCATAGATTACAGCAACTAGAATTGCGG GGTTGCAACCAACTGACAGATAAAACGCTAGAGGGAGTGAAATCTTTCTGCAAAAAGCTTAAGTTTCTTGATGTTCAAGGTTGTAGAAATATATCACCAGAGCTTGCATGTACTATTGGCGTGCTTCCAACTTTACACACAGTGCTCATATCAAAGCCCGGACCATATATCAACGATGGAGTTAAAGAAAGATCACCCAAACCAACATTTCTACCAGCGCTAATGCGAAAACTACGATTACATTAA